In Streptomyces nodosus, one DNA window encodes the following:
- the whiG gene encoding RNA polymerase sigma factor WhiG has protein sequence MPQHTSGSDRAALPPAARDGGSVRPPAPSTLDELWRSYKETGDERLREQLILHYSPLVKYVAGRVSVGLPANVEQADFVSSGVFGLIDAIEKFDLDREIKFETYAITRIRGAMIDELRALDWIPRSVRQKARSVERAYATLEARLRRTPSEGEVAAEMGIGVEDLHAVFSQLSLANVVALEELLHVGGEGGDRLSLMDTLEDTAADNPVEVAEDRELRRFLARAINTLPDREKTVVTLYYYEGLTLAEIGNVLGVTESRVSQIHTKSVLQLRAKLAGFGR, from the coding sequence ATGCCCCAGCACACCTCCGGGTCCGACCGGGCGGCGCTCCCCCCAGCCGCGCGTGACGGCGGAAGCGTGCGCCCGCCCGCTCCCTCGACGCTCGACGAGTTGTGGCGGTCGTACAAGGAGACGGGGGACGAGCGGCTGCGGGAGCAGCTGATCCTGCACTACTCACCGTTGGTGAAGTATGTGGCGGGACGGGTGAGCGTGGGTCTGCCGGCCAATGTGGAACAGGCGGACTTCGTGTCCTCCGGGGTCTTCGGGCTGATCGACGCGATCGAGAAGTTCGACCTCGACCGGGAGATCAAGTTCGAGACCTATGCGATCACGCGGATCCGGGGCGCGATGATCGACGAGCTCCGTGCGCTGGACTGGATCCCGCGCTCGGTGCGGCAGAAGGCGCGCAGTGTGGAGCGGGCGTACGCGACCCTGGAGGCCCGGCTGCGGCGCACGCCCTCCGAGGGGGAGGTAGCGGCGGAGATGGGGATCGGAGTGGAGGACCTGCACGCGGTCTTCAGCCAGCTGTCACTGGCCAATGTGGTGGCCCTGGAGGAGCTGCTGCACGTCGGGGGCGAGGGCGGCGACCGGCTGAGTCTGATGGACACCCTGGAGGACACCGCCGCGGACAACCCCGTGGAGGTCGCCGAGGACCGGGAGCTGCGGAGGTTCCTGGCACGGGCCATCAACACCCTGCCCGACCGGGAGAAGACCGTGGTCACGCTGTACTACTACGAGGGGCTCACGCTCGCCGAGATCGGCAATGTGCTGGGGGTGACCGAGAGCCGGGTGAGCCAGATCCACACCAAGTCGGTGCTGCAGCTGCGGGCCAAGCTGGCCGGATTCGGACGCTGA
- a CDS encoding TetR/AcrR family transcriptional regulator — protein MAEHRSMQRAALLDAARSLLSEGGTEALTFPALAERTGLARSSVYEYFRSRAAVVEELCAVDFPVWAAEVEAAMAVAEGPEAKIEAYVRQQLALVGDRRHRAVVAISASELDSGAREKIRAAHGGLVAMTVEALREMGHREPRLAAMLLQGVVDAAVRRIELGAAEDPPAITEAAVAMALRGVCG, from the coding sequence GTGGCCGAGCACCGGTCGATGCAGCGTGCCGCCCTGCTGGACGCGGCACGGTCCCTTCTGTCCGAGGGCGGTACGGAGGCGCTGACCTTTCCGGCCCTCGCCGAGCGCACCGGCCTGGCCCGGTCCTCCGTGTACGAGTACTTCCGCTCCCGGGCGGCCGTCGTCGAGGAGCTGTGCGCGGTCGACTTCCCCGTCTGGGCGGCGGAGGTCGAGGCGGCGATGGCCGTGGCGGAGGGGCCCGAGGCGAAGATCGAGGCGTATGTGCGGCAGCAGCTGGCGCTCGTGGGGGACCGGCGGCACCGCGCCGTGGTGGCCATCTCCGCGAGCGAGCTGGACTCCGGTGCCCGCGAGAAGATCCGGGCCGCACACGGCGGGCTCGTCGCGATGACCGTCGAGGCGCTCCGCGAGATGGGACACCGGGAGCCCCGGCTGGCGGCGATGCTGCTCCAGGGAGTGGTCGACGCGGCCGTGCGGCGCATCGAACTGGGCGCCGCGGAGGACCCGCCCGCCATCACCGAGGCGGCGGTCGCCATGGCCCTGCGGGGCGTCTGCGGCTGA